The nucleotide window AGAAGTCAGAAAGTGACGGAAAACACCCTGACACAATGTATCAACTCGTCAACTCAGACACGTACAAATACCCCGGGCAAGAAACCTATGTCTTGGACATTCTCCCGATCGCAACTGGCTTTGCCGCAACCGCTTCCGATCAGACGCTCAGCCTCTTCGACCCCCTCGGACTGAGCCAGGGACCGGTCAAGAGGATCCGGACAGAGCATGGGAATCTGACTGCCGCGAAGGTGTACAGCGCAGCCGACTCGGTCATCTGCACGACCGGAGAGAATGGCACCATCTCGGTGTGGGATTTGCGTCTGGACCCTTCCAATGCCCGGGCCATGCAATTGGGCGGTGCGTCTGTGTCGCCCGTTGCTGCTCATCATAACCATCTGAGCTGATAAAGGACCCGGAGCATCAGGAAACCAACCTAGTCTGCTATCCCTGGCATGCTCCAACGAGACCAACACTGTTGCCGTCGGCACAGAGCTCGCAAACCACCAAGCATCCATCATCATCTGGTGCGTTCTTTCCTCCCTCATGTCTCGCCAAAATGTCCAAGCCCCATCTGCCGGACCCCCATCTGACCAGGAACCAGGGATCTCCGATCGCCCACAGCCGCGAAGCTCCAGTACGTCGAAGGGCACTCGGATGATATCACCGTAGTATGCAACCCTCATCCATCCCCCTTCCCCGTGCCTCCCTCACGACCAGCGCAATCGCAGCCATACTGACCAACCGcgcccctcctcctcccccctcctcGCTTAACAGCTAACTCACCACCCAACCCAACCCCACCTCCTGCTGTCAGGCTCGACCGACGGCCTGGTCAACCTGACCGACACGCGGAtcgcggacgaggacgaggccgtgcAGGTGACCTTTAACCACGGCTCGGTGCACCGGGCcggcttcctcctcctcctcgacggcgacgccacAACTACGGTGTACGCGGCGTCGCACGACGAGAAGTTCGCGCTGtacgacgcggccgagcacgccgccgcgggcggcgccgcggcggccgacttCGGCGACGTGCGCGCGCTGCTTGGCTGCCAGTACCTCGCGGATGTGGTGCCCAAGGCGCGCGGGGctggggcggtggtgggcgTTGGTGCGCAGGAGTGAGTAGCGTTTCCTCTTTTTTACCTCTTATTTAATCCTTTTTCCCCTTCTATTTTTTGCGTCGAGGTGGAAGCCGATATCCATATATCCATGTTTCCCTTGAAATGCTACGTTGCGCTGCTGGTGGCTAACATGGGTTGATTAAAACAGTCAGCAAATGTTCCAGTTGATCCATCTGGCAAAAGGGGCGAGTGGATGGGGGCTAGACCGGGAGACGGTGGTTGGGCTACCGGGGGCGCACGGGTCGGAGCTGGTGAGGAGTTTCTGCCTCTACGACGAGCAGCAGGTGGTGTTTACTGCTGGCGAGGACGGTTGTGTGAAGGCCTGGAGGCCGGGTAACTAGAATCCAACGAAAGGGAACCCGGAGTGTTTGTAGGGGAGACAGTTAAAGCCCAGGCCATTTTCTCCCCCAGGCTCTTTCCCGGCacccgccctatatattctactcCCGCGTTTGTACCGCCGGTCTCCTCCAGGAAAGCAGCATGGCTCAATGGTAGGATCGGCTGGGTACTTCCGGGCTTGCCACCGGGCTTGCTCGATTCGAAGAGGTCCCCAGTTTGAGTCGGAGCAAAACCCCTGAACCAAATAAGTTCCCAGTGCGTTTTCGTAGCTGGCCACCCCCCATCCCCCTCGTGGATGGGGCCCTGGCTGGTGAGCTTTCGGACGAAGCAAAACCCACCGGGGGTTTTCGTAGCCGGCCACCTCCCTTCGCGCCGGCAGAGGGAGTTGGCGGGTGAGCTTTTTTACAAAGTATTTGGGTGTGGTCTTTGGGGTCTCAAACAGTGTTGTCCCCTCCCATGGACCCTTAGTGCACCTGGCTCTGCCATCGGCTTTCCAGAAGCAGGGCAGTCCTGTGACACTGTTGTCGTTGTCCCCTCGCCTTTTCCTCATCCCCTTCACTCGATGGCTGGAGAGCGGGCAAATATATAAACCATACAGCCCAGATCTAACATAAGCACACTTCCCCTGGATCCGTTCTTGTGTTCTTCGCAGCTGCGCGAACTGCTGGACAAGACCCAGAGCGCAAGAGCAGTAAGAGAGACACCAACAAAATGATTGATAATGACCACAGTGTGGCTCATTCGTTCCTCTCGACTACGAACTATTATGCTATAGGCTCGGTCTGACTGGCTGAGAAACAGCGACCGCCGGTCTATGAACAATGCTCGCCCGGTATTAGAACTGCACTCCTTTTGGCTAATGATGAACGGCTGACACAATTTTCCATCCCGCTAGCAGATGCCGACTGCAACAAGACAGGCCACTCACTGCAGGTTCTCGATCACCAGAGcggaggcgccgccgccgccgttgcagataccggccacgccgatcttgcccttcttctcGCGCAGCACCGATGTCAGCGTGGTGACAATGCGGGCGCCCGAGGCACCCAGCGGGTGGCCGATGGCGACGGAGCCACCGAACACGTTGACCTTCTCAGGGTCGAGACCCAGCAGCTTGATGTTGGCCAGCGCGACCACCGAGAAAGCCTCGTTGATCTCGTAGTAGTCCACATCCTGCTCCGTCAGGCCAGCATGCTTGATGGCCTTGGGGATGGCCAGCGCCGGAGCGGTGGTGAAGCGAGCGGGGTCCCGCGCCGCATCAGCCCAGCCAAGGATCTTGGCCAGCGGCTTGATGCCGAGCTCCTTCAGCTTGGCCTCCGAGACGAGCaccacggcagcggcaccgtcgTTGATGGGAGCGGCGTTGGCAGCCGTGACGGTGCCGCCGTTGGGAATGAAGGCAGGGCGGACCGTCCTGAGCTTGTCGATGTTCAGGTTCTTAACCTCCTCGTCCCGGTCGACCTTGACGGGCGGCttgccccggccgccgctcaCCTCGATCGGCGCAATCTCGGTGAacaggccggcggcagtggcggcCTGGGCCCTCTGGTATGTGCCGATGGCGTACTCGTCCTGCATCTCGCGGGTCAGGCCGTGCTCCTGGCTGCACAGCTCGCCCTGCATGCCCATGAGCTCCTGCTTGCCGTAGGCGTCGCGGAGACCGTCCTTCTGCACGCCGTCAACCAGGGAGGCATCGCCATACTTGGCGCCGGTGCGGAGGTTTGGAAGGTAGTGCGGTGTGTTGGACATGCtctcggtgccgccggcgacgacgatcGACGCGTTGCCGGTCATGATGGTCTGGGCGCCAAGGATGATGGCCTTCATGCCCGAGGCGCACACCTTGTTGACTGTTGTGCAGACGACTGCGTCTGAGAGGCCAGCGCCAAGGGCACACTGCCGGGCAGGGGCTTGGCCAAGGCTGTTGGGAGAGAGCGGGTTAGACGGCATCCGCGGAAAGAGGGATCTGCTCGGCGGAGTCACCTACTTGGCCGAGAGCACATTGCCAAAGAAGACCTCTTCCACATCCTCGGGCTTGATCTGGGGGACACGCTCGACGGCAGCTGTAGGCGTTGTCCTGTTAGCAGTCGGTCTGTTTAGGGGATGGCagctccctccctcccccaaAACAAACCCTTGATCGCGTGCGAGCCCAACTGGGTTGCGCTCAGGCTAGAGAGGCTGCCGAGAAAGCTGCCAACAGGCGTTCTCGCGACGGAGACAATGTAGACAGGAGGCAGGCCAGCCATGTTTATGATTTCTGTGAGCAATTGAAACCAGACTCTTAAGACGAACGGTTGGGGGACTTTGGATTGTCGGTGTAGCGGGGAATTCAACAATGGGGTTGCTGAAAGTAGGGGACCTCCATACAGCGCCGATAAGATATGCCCCTCAGTGCGGACAAGGGTGCCTGGACTGTGGCGAATGAAGAGGCGCGGTTCTGCAGGTCCAGCGAAGGGCGCGAGCGCAAAGCCTCGCCAGTGGCCCTTGTGTCCAGACCCCTGGATCGCCCAGCCACATCGACCAGCGTTAACCGACCAGGCCTAAGTTAATTTTTTGGAGCAGTCTTACATCACCAGCGCGCGACGCGACTTGGACTTGGGGAGCGAACCCTGGGGCCGTTCTGAGGATCCAAACACACTTTTCCACCAGCCACAATGGATGACGATCTATACGACGAGTTCGGCAACTTCATTGGCGAAGAGGTCGAAGCCTCCGAGGAAGAGTCCGAACATGGCGTCGACGTGGGCAACTATGCCTACGACGAGTACCCCGAGGCGGCCCCAGAAGCTCCCGCCGAGGAGCGCATGGACATCGACGGTAAGTGTCAGCCGTGTGCAGGCAGCGCAATCCGCCGGCGCATTGCTGTGCGATTCTGACTTGCGTCCGCCCTACAGATGAAGGGCCATCGAATGCCGTCGTCCTGCACGAGGACAAGCAGTACTATCCGACCGCGGCGCAGGTGTACGGAGAGGGCGTCGAGACGCTGgtgcaggaggaggatgcgCAACCCCTGACGCAACCCATAATTGCGCCCATCGAGCAGAAGAAGTTCAGCATTGAGGAGGCAGACCTGCCGCCCGTCTACTTCGACCGCAATTTCATGACCGATCTCATGAACTACCCGGAACAGATCCGCAACATCGCACTGGCGGGCCATCTGCACCACGGCAAGACGGCCTTCATGGACATGCTCGTCCTCGAGACGCACGCCATAACGGACAGGTTGGAGAAGCGGACAGGGAAGAAGCGCGACGAGCAGCTCAGGTACACGGATACCCATGTGATTGAGCGGGACCGGGGCCTGTCCATCAAGGCCGCACCCATGAGCCTCGTGCTCTCCAGCAGCAAAGGGAAATCGCATCTCTTCAACATCATCGACACCCCCGGGCATGTTGACTTTGTCGACGAGGTGGCCGCGTCCCTCCGGCTGGTGGACGGCGTGTGTCTGGTGGTTGATGTGGTGGAAGGGGTGCAGGTTAACACGGAGCAGATCATCAAGCACGCCGTCCTTGAGGATATCCCCCTCACCTTGGTCGTGAACAAGATGGACCGGTTAATCCTTGAGCTCAAGCTGCCACCCAACGACGCCTACTACAAGCTGAAACACGTCATCGAGGAGGTCAACACCGTCATTGAGAACACCATTCCTGGGCGAGGCGCGGAGAGGAGGATTAGCCCGGAGAAGGGGAATGTGCTCTTCGCCTGCACCTCCATGGGATGGTGCTTCACGTTGCGGTCGTTTGCCAAGATGTACTCGGACAGCTTTGGCGGCGTCAACGTTGACGAGTTTGCTCGGCGCTTGTGGGGCGATGTCTACTTCAACCCCCGAAAACGGACCTTCACAAGGAAAGCCGTTGAGGAGGGTGCGAAGAGGTCATTCGTCAATTTTATCATGGAGCCGATATACAAACTCTTCTCTCACACGATCAGTGAGAGCCCCGAGGATCTGAAGGGGACGCTCGGGAAGCTGGGAATCCAGCTGAAGCCTTCTCAGTATAAGGCAGATGCAAAGGTCTTATTGAAGCTAGTCTGCGAGCAGTTCTTTGGTAAGCTCACTTTCGCCGACGGTACCTCACCATGCTAACTCTGTGCAGGGCCGTCGACCGGGTTCGTTGACATGGTCTGTCAGCATATTCCCTCACCAGTTGAGGCTgccgagaagaagctggCGCAGTACTACACCGGCCCCATGGACACCAAGGTCGCAGAGTCGATGAAGAAGTGCGATCAGAACGGGCCACTTGTCATCCACGTAACCAAGTTGTTCAACACCACCGACGCCAAGAGCTTCTACTCGTTCGGGCGCGTCATGAGCGGCATTGCGCGGCCAGGAATGGAGGTCCGGGTGCTTGGAGAGGGCTACTCtatcgacgacgaggaagacatGGTGTTGGCGAGGGTCTCAGGCGTGTACATCGCCGAAACGCGCTACAACATCTCGACAGACGGCGTGCCAGCGGGTAACTGGGTCCTCTTGTCAGGTGTTGACAACTCGATCGTCAAGACAGCCACCATCGTCGACAAGAAAGTCGACAATGACGAGGCGGCCTACATCTTCAAGCCATTATCCCACTTTACCGAGTCTGTCCTCAAGGTTGCCGTGGAACCCATTAACCCGTCCGAGCTGCCAAAGATGCTCGACGGCATCAGAAAGATTAACAAGAGCTATCCGTTGGTTGCGACGAAAGTCGAGGAGTCGGGAGAGCACATCGTGCTCGGCACGGGCGAGCTGTACATGGACTGCGTGCTCCAcgacctgcgccgcctcTACGCCGACATGGAAATCAGAGTGTCCGACCCGGTCGTCCGTTTCTGCGAGACAGTGCAGGACATGTCGGCTACGAAATGCTACGCCGTCACGCCTAACAAAAAGAACACAATCACCATGGCGGCCGAACCGCTCGACGATGGGATTGCCAAGGACATCGAGTCAGGCGCGGTGAAGATACGGGACCCTCCGCGGAAGACGGCTAAGTTCTTCGAGGAGAAGTACGGATGGGACATGCTTGCCGCCAGGAGCATCTGGGCGTTCGGGCCCGACGACATGGGCCCGAATATACTCCAGGATGACACATTACCAACAGAGGTGAGTTTGGAAGTTGCATCTTCGCGTTAAGGATGGCACTATTGGGTTGCCGTTTCCCCTGGGGGTCACGCAGAAGTTTGAGACGCATCGCGATGTGAGGGCTAACGCAAACGGACTACGCCAGGTTGACAAGAAGCGGCTAAACACGGTCAAGGAATCGATCCGTCAGGGGTTCAGTTGGGCAACCCGAGAGGGGCCTCTCTGTGAAGAGCGTAAGTCCTTGCATCCTTGCCTCATCTTCTCCTCAGCCGTGCATTCGGTTTTGAGCGGCGTGCTGCAAACTCCACAGTTGCACCGCCAGCTCGCCTTCCTCCCTTGGGCGCGCTCACCACAGGAAGCGGGAATCCGTGAGATCCGCGCCTTTGCCCAACCAACCGCCTCCCTAATCCGGCAGCTCGCAACTTGTCGTGCACTAGCTAACCGAACACCGCCTCTTCCGCAGCCATACGCAACACCAAATTCCGACTCATCGACGTCTCCCTCGCACAAGAAGCCATCTTCCGCGGCGGGGGGCAGATCATCCCCACGGCGCGCCGGGCCTGCTACAGCTCCTTCCTGATGGCGTCGCCGCGGCTGATGGAGCCCGTGTACTCGGTCTCGATGACGGGCCCGCAGGACTCGGTCAGCACGGTGTACAACAtcctggcgcggcggcgcggccacGTGCTGTCGGACGGCCCGATCGCGGGCACGCCGCTGTACCGCGTCAGCGGCCTGCTGCCCGTCATCGACTCGTTCGGCTTCGAGACGGACCTGCGCATCAACAcgcccggccgcgccatGGTCAGCCTCGTCTTCGACCGCTGGAGCATCGTGCCCGGCGACCCGCTCGACAGGGACATGGTCACCCGCCCGCTGCAGATGGCCGCCCCGCTGGCCACCGCCAGGGACTTTGTCCTCAAGACCCGCAGGCGGAAGGGCCTGAGCGAGGACGTCACCGTCGCCAAGTTCTTGGAGCCCGAGTTCTACCAGAGCTTGATCGAGTCGGGTACTCTGGAGGGGCTGTGAGGGCCTttggcttcttcttcttctctccTTCCTCTTTCTGTTTCTCTCTCCTCTGCGTACGCCCCGCGTGGGTGAGCTCGATCCGGGCGTTGGGCGTTCCGGGACTGGCAGGTCGTAGATGTTCAATGCGACTTGTTTGCCCTGCATGTTGGGGGTTTGGTGATATATCAGAATGTGGGAGGCGGGCATCCTATGTGATCCACAATAAATATCCACACGGCGGTTCCCAAGATGGTTGGGATATTGCTTCGACATTTGCTGTCACTCGTCCCTGCTGACAGGGGACAGGGGACTAGGATGAAGGTGGTCGTTCACCGTCGTTGGTTCTGCGCGTGGAGTTGGGAATAGTGCAACCAGCTTGGCGATCGCTTCCAGTGGGCATATCTGTGGCAGCCCTCCGGTGTTCAGTCTTCTGTCGGCCTCCGAATCGTCCCAGCCcgttggctggctggctggccaaGCATGCGTACGGCCGGTGATAGAGGAGGGGAGTGGGAGCTTCGCGTATTTCCCGGGGGGGTTTTGCTTCATGACGCGCAACTGGCACATTACCACACACCGCACCGCACCACACACCAACGAAGCgcttctttttttttctctgtCGACGCCACTGCTACGCGGTGCCGTCGTGCGTCCCAGATTCAGAGCGGAGAGCTGGCTGCATGTCTCACAGAACAAGGCAGGCACAGTTGTGGATGCTTGGATTATCCCCATTTATATGTAAGGAACTTTGACGGGCCTGGCGTGTCGTCGATTGGGGTTTGAGTTACATCAGATGCAGGCACAGTTGTTGGTGTGTTAGtcctttcctcctcccctATTAGGCTGGGCAAGGGAACGGAGGGTTGTGCTCCGCAGAGGATTTTGTCATTTTTCACATGCTGCTTTCTCTGTACTTGAAAGTCCGGTTGCAGATACTGTCG belongs to Thermothielavioides terrestris NRRL 8126 chromosome 5, complete sequence and includes:
- a CDS encoding acetyl-CoA C-acetyltransferase (orthologue of Saccharomyces cerevisiae Erg10 acetyl-CoA C-acetyltransferase), giving the protein MAGLPPVYIVSVARTPVGSFLGSLSSLSATQLGSHAIKAAVERVPQIKPEDVEEVFFGNVLSANLGQAPARQCALGAGLSDAVVCTTVNKVCASGMKAIILGAQTIMTGNASIVVAGGTESMSNTPHYLPNLRTGAKYGDASLVDGVQKDGLRDAYGKQELMGMQGELCSQEHGLTREMQDEYAIGTYQRAQAATAAGLFTEIAPIEVSGGRGKPPVKVDRDEEVKNLNIDKLRTVRPAFIPNGGTVTAANAAPINDGAAAVVLVSEAKLKELGIKPLAKILGWADAARDPARFTTAPALAIPKAIKHAGLTEQDVDYYEINEAFSVVALANIKLLGLDPEKVNVFGGSVAIGHPLGASGARIVTTLTSVLREKKGKIGVAGICNGGGGASALVIENLQ